The Desulfobulbaceae bacterium DNA window AAAAATCGAACGTTGTTATTCATTATTTTTATCCTCTACTGTCGACACTTCAATGGCAAGATCTGGGCAGCGAAGCTCACACATCAGGCAACAGATGCAATCCTCGGGACGAATCGCAGATGATCTATTCTCCACATCTAACTCCAGGACCTTTGTGGGGCAAAAATGAACACAAATTCCACATCCCTTGCACCATTCCCGATTAATTATGATTTTACTGAGCTTATGCTTGACCATATGAACCTCGCACTCGTTGATTGTGAGTAATCAACTCTAAAGATCACGATATAATTTCTGACCTGCCAAGCTGTTAGAATACGTAATATTACACCAAGGAGCAAATCATTCTTGGGTTTTTGCGGTTCAGGTAACAATAACAAGAGTGAGCAATGGGGTTATAAATATGGTAAAAAATGAAGTTGACAATGATCAGTTACAGATTTACTCATTGTCAAAATAGTGATCGGTCATGTATCACGCAATGAGGCATGATCTCAGGGAGTAATCTGCCATTTTTTTAAGATCCCCCTTCACCTGTCCACCGCAAATCGATACCCTTAAATTACATTTAACAATCTATTTCATTCTCCCAGACAACTCAAAAAAAATAATGAGCCTAAATCATGAGTGACTCCAGTGAATATTTGAATAAACGGATTGCCGTGCTTGAAGAAAAACTGCATCGCGAACAGAGAAGGTGCACCCTGTATCAGGAGATGGTCGAACAAGCCAGGGATCTACTGCAGTCGGTGAGGTTGGATGGCTCTTTTGCTTTTGTCAATAAGGCCTGGCGGCAGGTCTTGGGGTATACCAAGGAAGAGATCGACAACCTCAACCTCTTTGACATTATCGATCCCGGTG harbors:
- a CDS encoding 4Fe-4S dicluster domain-containing protein, with the translated sequence MVKHKLSKIIINREWCKGCGICVHFCPTKVLELDVENRSSAIRPEDCICCLMCELRCPDLAIEVSTVEDKNNE